The stretch of DNA ACCGTTGTTTGTTCGGATCGACCCAGGCTCCCCCCTGTCGACCGTCACATGGCGGTTAGGCTGGACAGATGACGCCGCGATGCGATTTCAGTTACGCTTGCATGACGATGATATGACGGTTCGATGACTAACGATGGGGCCATGCGCAGTCGCGGGTTGAAAACCGCGCTATCGAACACATCTCTTCCGATCCGGCGCGCGATGATTTACAGGCGCACCCAGCGTCACCGCTCCCAAGACCTCTGGCGCATCCCTGCGTTCGGACGCCAGACCATCATTACAGGATTATTCGACGACAATGGCCTCTTTCAAGGACCCCAGTTTCCAGGACCGCACGAGCAGCGCAGCCGCCGCCAAGCAGAAGGCGCTCGAAGCGCTTCGTGCCAAGCCGCCGATCGACGAAGCCGTCGTCGCCGAACGCCTTGCCGCGCGCGAAGCCAAGGAATTGGCCGAGCGCGAGAAGCGCG from Sphingomonas sp. HMP9 encodes:
- a CDS encoding DUF6481 family protein produces the protein MASFKDPSFQDRTSSAAAAKQKALEALRAKPPIDEAVVAERLAAREAKELAEREKRAAKRAAEDEAKAAKKAEAEAAAEKKREAEAKVELTDAEKKAIRDAKYAARKNKKK